From Frateuria aurantia DSM 6220, one genomic window encodes:
- a CDS encoding ABC transporter permease, with translation MNTRAWNLMSPQRFRPWQRWQGLRQTPPGTALSGLFLLLILAAAIHPALFTSSDPFAIAPRQAFQAPDFRHWLGTDSSGRDVFARLVYGARQSLVIGVAAMTLAMVIALLLGVTAGLGGRRLDAVVSAGLNVCFAFPPLVLALLMVAAFGTGLLPLIIATGVGASPGYARMVRGQVLGVRQAGYIQAATVLGHAPAGVLLRQVIPNTLRPLVVTLTMGIGQMIVWASALSFLGLGEPPPSPEWGTMLSMGRDFVATAWWLTCMPGLVIVLVALTTTVLGRHLQRKLEGRLA, from the coding sequence ATGAACACTCGTGCCTGGAATCTGATGTCGCCGCAGCGTTTCCGGCCATGGCAGCGATGGCAAGGTTTGCGGCAGACCCCGCCGGGTACGGCCTTGTCAGGCCTTTTTCTGCTGCTGATCCTGGCAGCGGCGATCCATCCGGCTCTGTTCACCTCGTCCGATCCGTTCGCGATCGCGCCTCGGCAGGCCTTCCAGGCGCCGGATTTCCGGCACTGGCTGGGAACGGATTCTTCCGGTCGCGACGTATTTGCACGTCTGGTCTATGGCGCCCGCCAATCCCTGGTGATCGGTGTGGCGGCGATGACCCTGGCGATGGTCATCGCCTTGCTGCTGGGTGTGACGGCCGGACTGGGCGGACGTCGGCTGGATGCGGTGGTCAGCGCCGGACTCAATGTCTGCTTCGCGTTTCCGCCGTTGGTGCTGGCCCTGCTGATGGTGGCTGCCTTCGGTACCGGCCTGCTGCCCTTGATCATTGCCACCGGTGTGGGGGCTTCACCCGGCTATGCGCGAATGGTGCGTGGCCAGGTCCTGGGGGTGCGCCAGGCCGGCTATATCCAGGCGGCCACGGTTCTTGGCCATGCGCCGGCGGGTGTGCTGCTGCGACAGGTGATTCCCAATACCTTGCGGCCTCTGGTGGTGACCCTGACCATGGGGATCGGCCAGATGATCGTATGGGCTTCGGCCTTGAGCTTTCTCGGCCTGGGTGAGCCGCCGCCCAGTCCGGAATGGGGCACCATGCTGTCGATGGGCCGCGACTTCGTGGCCACCGCCTGGTGGCTGACCTGCATGCCCGGCCTGGTGATCGTGCTGGTGGCCTTGACCACTACCGTGCTGGGTCGCCATCTGCAGCGCAAGCTGGAAGGGCGGCTGGCATGA
- a CDS encoding LLM class flavin-dependent oxidoreductase — protein MSKRLHVNLFEMNCVSHIVHGMWVHPDNQRHRFNDLDYWTELARLLEYGTFDGLFLADVIGAYDSFGQGPRAALEEAMQIPSNDPLLLIPAMAQVTRHLGFGATFSTTYEPPFAFARRMSTLDHLTRGRVGWNIVTSYLPNAARNFGLPGEVPHDHRYEIADEFMDVLYKLWEGSWDDDAVIRDRDRKIYTDPDKVRAINHEGAFFKVAGPHLCQPSPQRTPVLFQASGSPAGLEFAARHAEVVFTGGLTAQDVRRNIASTRARVRALGRDPQAIKFLVQAGVIVGRNDEAVASKLDAYRQLMSVRGALVHAQSEIDLLAWPPETPISTVTAGRGQGRAGGIGRGVLAGFDPQLTVGQVLRQLESFDRDRYFVAGTPSVVADTIERWLDEDDIDGINLRQYMSFETARDFIELVVPELRRRGRFRESYQEGETLRERLFGAGQARLPAEHYGARYRDPANLAIPGQPLRFDPPVSRAVPVG, from the coding sequence ATGAGCAAGCGCCTGCATGTCAATCTGTTCGAGATGAATTGCGTCAGCCATATCGTCCATGGCATGTGGGTACATCCGGACAACCAGCGGCATCGCTTCAATGATCTGGATTACTGGACCGAGCTGGCCCGGTTGCTGGAATACGGCACCTTCGACGGCCTGTTTCTGGCCGATGTGATCGGAGCTTATGACAGCTTCGGCCAAGGGCCGCGTGCGGCCCTGGAAGAGGCGATGCAGATCCCCAGCAATGATCCGCTGCTGCTGATTCCGGCGATGGCCCAGGTCACGCGCCATCTCGGCTTCGGCGCCACCTTTTCCACGACCTACGAGCCGCCGTTCGCCTTTGCCCGGCGCATGAGCACGCTGGACCATCTGACCCGCGGCCGGGTCGGCTGGAACATCGTGACGTCGTATCTGCCCAATGCCGCCCGCAATTTCGGTCTTCCGGGCGAGGTGCCGCATGACCATCGCTACGAGATCGCCGATGAATTCATGGACGTGCTGTACAAGCTGTGGGAAGGCTCCTGGGATGACGATGCGGTGATCCGGGACCGGGATCGCAAGATCTATACCGACCCGGACAAGGTGCGGGCCATCAACCATGAAGGCGCCTTTTTCAAGGTCGCCGGGCCGCACCTCTGCCAGCCCTCGCCGCAGCGCACGCCGGTGCTGTTCCAGGCTTCGGGTTCGCCGGCCGGTCTCGAATTTGCCGCGCGTCATGCCGAGGTGGTGTTTACCGGCGGCCTGACAGCTCAGGACGTGCGCCGCAATATCGCGTCCACCCGTGCCAGGGTCCGGGCCTTGGGCCGCGACCCGCAGGCCATCAAGTTCCTGGTCCAGGCCGGAGTGATTGTCGGGCGCAACGATGAAGCGGTGGCCAGCAAACTGGATGCCTATCGTCAGCTGATGAGCGTACGGGGGGCCTTGGTGCATGCCCAATCGGAAATCGATCTGCTGGCCTGGCCGCCGGAAACACCCATCTCGACCGTGACTGCAGGCCGTGGGCAGGGCCGTGCCGGCGGCATCGGTCGCGGAGTGCTGGCCGGTTTCGATCCGCAGCTGACCGTAGGGCAGGTGCTGAGGCAGCTGGAATCCTTTGACCGAGACCGTTATTTCGTGGCCGGCACGCCTTCGGTGGTGGCCGATACCATCGAGCGCTGGCTGGACGAGGATGATATCGACGGGATCAATCTGCGCCAGTACATGTCCTTTGAAACCGCCCGCGACTTTATCGAGCTGGTGGTACCCGAACTGCGCAGGCGTGGCCGTTTCCGCGAGTCCTATCAAGAGGGCGAAACCCTGCGCGAACGGCTGTTCGGGGCTGGCCAGGCCAGACTGCCGGCCGAGCATTACGGCGCGCGTTATCGTGATCCGGCGAATTTGGCGATCCCGGGGCAGCCCTTGCGCTTCGACCCGCCGGTCTCCCGGGCGGTGCCCGTCGGATGA
- a CDS encoding ABC transporter permease — MRSASGRVTGQRPWRGWLRALLPKLLNAVLVMWAAATLTFLLLRLVPGDPVLALLGGNAANPTPETIAALRHAYGFDQPLILQYGRFLNELLHGRLGESYAQHVAVIDIIRQQAGATLQLVLAALGVAWVLALVAVPLTVGRRGQGLVSMLEVGLATVPPFWLALILLAVFAFGLHWFPPAGSGSLRALVLPALAMGLPLGGFVSQVTRESFELALAQPFVLSARSRGLAEWRVRLQHVLRHALLPGLSLSGWAVGALVSGAIVVEVIFARQGLGRQLYQAVLLQDLPLACGITLFVAAVYIIANGLVDLLVQWVDPRTAKEST, encoded by the coding sequence ATGAGGTCCGCATCCGGTCGGGTCACCGGGCAGAGACCGTGGCGCGGATGGCTGCGGGCCCTCCTGCCGAAGCTGCTGAATGCCGTGCTGGTGATGTGGGCAGCCGCGACGCTGACCTTTCTGCTGTTGCGCCTGGTGCCGGGCGATCCGGTGCTGGCCTTGCTGGGTGGCAATGCCGCCAATCCCACCCCTGAGACCATCGCCGCCCTGCGCCATGCCTATGGCTTCGACCAGCCATTGATCCTGCAGTACGGGCGATTTCTGAACGAGCTTCTGCATGGCCGGCTGGGTGAGTCCTATGCCCAGCATGTAGCGGTGATCGATATCATCCGCCAGCAGGCCGGGGCCACCTTGCAGCTGGTCTTGGCCGCCTTGGGCGTCGCCTGGGTGCTGGCGCTGGTCGCGGTACCGCTGACCGTCGGCCGGCGAGGCCAGGGTCTGGTCTCGATGCTGGAGGTGGGGCTGGCCACGGTGCCGCCGTTCTGGCTGGCGCTAATCCTGCTGGCGGTCTTCGCCTTCGGCCTACACTGGTTTCCGCCGGCAGGCAGCGGCAGCCTGCGCGCGCTGGTGCTGCCTGCCTTGGCGATGGGGTTGCCTCTGGGTGGTTTTGTCAGCCAGGTGACCCGCGAGTCCTTCGAGCTGGCTCTGGCTCAGCCCTTCGTGCTGTCAGCCCGCAGTCGTGGTCTGGCCGAATGGCGAGTGCGTCTGCAGCACGTCTTGCGCCATGCCTTGCTGCCCGGCCTCAGCCTTTCCGGCTGGGCGGTCGGCGCCCTGGTCAGCGGAGCCATCGTGGTCGAGGTCATCTTCGCTCGTCAGGGGCTGGGACGGCAGTTGTACCAGGCGGTGCTGTTGCAGGATCTGCCCCTGGCCTGCGGCATCACCTTGTTTGTCGCGGCCGTCTATATCATCGCCAATGGGCTGGTCGACCTCCTCGTGCAATGGGTTGATCCGCGTACTGCCAAGGAGTCAACATGA
- the nikE gene encoding nickel ABC transporter ATP-binding protein NikE codes for MSGAPLLQIQDLEIGFRRRRTCRQVVHGVNLRLEAGQAAALVGESGSGKSVTARSLVGLAGAGAEVRAATLQAGGRDLQGFREADWRALRGRQIGLVWQDALVSLDPLHTVEHAVGEALRAHRWGTPARRRERVREALRQAGLAEPDRLLQRHPGQLSGGQRQRVLIAAALVLDPPLLIADEPTTALDAHVQLQIIELLQDIVKQGRGLLIISHDLGLVAQLAGQVHVMRHGRVVEQGDRAEVLRQPRHAYTRALLQARPGRLAPSPVVSTTDGPPLLEAEGLVKSYRQADGSRYLALAEAGFRLAEAGALGIIGASGSGKSTLASLLLGLQSPDQGRISFLGQPWIGAGQAEVTERERRPRRRQMAAVYQDPLSSFDPRWTVARILADALAAAEVPGAEHPEQSLELLERVGLPTALLPQLPASLSGGQRQRLAIARALAVRPRLLICDEAVSALDVLVQAQILDLLLDLRRQLGLACVFITHDLRVVQQLCDQVLVMHEGRVVEQGPLAEIFARPRHRHTRELLAAAAGVPEPEGDQDQSSPR; via the coding sequence ATGAGCGGGGCACCGCTGCTGCAGATTCAGGATCTGGAGATCGGTTTTCGTCGCCGCCGGACTTGCCGGCAAGTGGTCCACGGCGTCAATCTGCGGCTGGAGGCCGGTCAGGCGGCCGCACTGGTCGGTGAATCGGGTTCGGGAAAAAGCGTTACGGCGCGCAGTCTGGTGGGTCTGGCCGGTGCGGGTGCGGAGGTCCGTGCCGCCACGCTGCAGGCCGGCGGACGGGATCTGCAAGGTTTCCGCGAAGCGGACTGGCGGGCCTTGCGGGGTCGCCAGATCGGGCTGGTATGGCAGGACGCTCTGGTATCGCTGGATCCTCTGCACACGGTCGAGCATGCGGTGGGCGAAGCGCTGCGGGCGCATCGCTGGGGTACGCCGGCACGGCGTCGTGAAAGAGTGCGCGAGGCTTTGCGCCAGGCGGGCCTGGCCGAGCCGGATCGCCTGCTGCAGCGCCATCCGGGCCAGTTGTCCGGCGGCCAGCGCCAGCGGGTCCTGATCGCCGCCGCGTTGGTGCTGGATCCACCGCTGCTGATCGCGGATGAACCCACCACCGCGCTGGATGCCCATGTCCAGCTGCAGATCATTGAATTGCTGCAGGATATCGTGAAGCAAGGCCGGGGCCTGTTGATCATCAGTCATGATCTGGGTCTGGTGGCCCAGCTGGCAGGTCAGGTCCATGTCATGCGGCATGGGCGGGTGGTCGAGCAGGGCGACCGTGCCGAGGTGTTGCGGCAGCCGCGGCATGCCTATACCCGGGCGCTGCTGCAGGCCCGGCCCGGACGGCTCGCGCCTTCACCGGTGGTCAGTACCACCGACGGGCCGCCATTGCTGGAGGCGGAGGGGCTGGTCAAGAGCTATCGCCAGGCCGATGGAAGTCGGTATCTGGCGCTGGCCGAGGCCGGTTTTCGCCTGGCCGAGGCCGGGGCTCTGGGCATCATCGGAGCCTCGGGTTCAGGCAAGTCGACCCTGGCCAGTCTGCTGCTGGGTCTGCAGTCGCCGGATCAGGGCCGGATCAGCTTTCTGGGCCAGCCCTGGATCGGTGCCGGCCAGGCCGAGGTGACCGAGCGCGAGCGGCGGCCACGGCGCCGGCAGATGGCAGCGGTGTATCAGGATCCGCTGAGTTCCTTCGATCCTCGCTGGACGGTAGCGCGGATACTGGCCGATGCTCTGGCGGCTGCGGAGGTGCCCGGTGCCGAACACCCGGAACAGAGCCTGGAGCTGCTGGAACGGGTTGGGCTGCCGACCGCCTTGCTGCCACAACTGCCGGCCAGCCTGTCCGGTGGCCAGCGTCAGCGACTGGCGATTGCCAGAGCGCTGGCCGTCCGCCCCAGGCTGCTGATCTGTGACGAGGCCGTATCGGCACTGGATGTGCTGGTGCAGGCGCAGATCCTGGATCTGTTGCTGGATCTGCGGCGGCAACTGGGGCTGGCCTGCGTCTTCATCACCCATGATCTGCGGGTGGTGCAGCAGCTGTGCGACCAGGTGCTGGTGATGCATGAGGGACGGGTGGTGGAACAGGGGCCGCTGGCCGAGATCTTTGCCCGGCCGCGGCATCGCCATACCCGTGAATTGCTGGCCGCCGCCGCCGGAGTGCCGGAGCCGGAGGGCGATCAGGATCAATCCTCGCCGCGGTGA
- the yghU gene encoding glutathione-dependent disulfide-bond oxidoreductase produces the protein MSTAEYTPPSVWRWQAAEGGQFAHINRPVAGATHEQVLPVGKHPLQLYSLATPNGVKVSILLEELLALGHTGAEYDAWLIRINQGEQFGSGFVEANPNSKIPALIDHSQQPPLRVFESGSILLYLAEKFGEFIPRDLAGRTECLNWLFWQMGSAPFAGGGFGHFYAYAPLKLEYPINRYAMETKRQLDVLNRRLAEVPYVAGDSYSIADMAIFPWYGGLVKGWLYGAAEFLQVQEYSHVIAWADRLLQRPAVRRGRMVNKVTGPLEEQLPERHDVSDFEQRTADKLATKD, from the coding sequence ATGAGCACCGCCGAATACACTCCGCCCAGCGTATGGCGCTGGCAAGCCGCCGAAGGCGGCCAGTTCGCCCATATCAACCGGCCGGTGGCCGGCGCCACCCATGAGCAGGTTCTGCCGGTGGGAAAGCACCCCCTGCAGCTGTATTCGCTGGCCACACCGAATGGGGTGAAGGTCAGCATCCTGCTGGAAGAATTGCTGGCGCTGGGCCATACCGGGGCCGAATACGATGCCTGGCTGATCCGGATCAACCAGGGCGAGCAGTTCGGCTCGGGCTTCGTCGAAGCCAATCCCAATTCGAAGATTCCCGCCCTGATCGATCACAGCCAGCAGCCGCCGCTGCGGGTGTTCGAGTCCGGTTCCATCCTGCTGTATCTGGCCGAAAAATTCGGGGAATTCATTCCCCGCGATCTGGCCGGGCGCACCGAATGCCTGAACTGGCTGTTCTGGCAGATGGGCAGCGCGCCTTTCGCCGGTGGCGGCTTCGGGCACTTCTACGCCTATGCACCGCTGAAGCTGGAATATCCCATCAATCGCTACGCGATGGAGACCAAGCGTCAGCTGGACGTGCTGAACCGCCGCCTGGCCGAGGTCCCTTATGTCGCGGGAGACAGCTACAGCATCGCCGACATGGCGATCTTCCCCTGGTACGGCGGCCTGGTGAAGGGCTGGCTGTACGGTGCTGCCGAATTCCTGCAGGTGCAGGAGTATTCCCATGTCATCGCCTGGGCCGATCGCTTGCTGCAACGCCCCGCCGTGCGGCGCGGACGCATGGTCAACAAAGTGACGGGGCCGCTGGAAGAGCAGTTGCCGGAACGGCATGATGTCTCCGACTTCGAACAACGCACCGCCGACAAGCTGGCAACCAAAGACTGA
- a CDS encoding DUF488 domain-containing protein: MASAIPSIRIKRVYAAAEAEDGARVLVDRLWPRGISKARAALDLWFKEIAPSPGLRAWFHQDPAHWPAFAERYRAELDRHPAAVEQLAEFARKGRLTLIYAAHDPEHNHALVLADYLRACLAEA, from the coding sequence ATGGCCAGTGCCATCCCTTCGATCCGGATCAAGCGCGTCTATGCCGCAGCAGAGGCGGAGGACGGAGCCCGTGTGCTGGTGGATCGTCTCTGGCCCCGCGGCATCAGCAAGGCCAGAGCGGCGCTGGATCTGTGGTTCAAGGAGATTGCCCCCAGTCCCGGCCTGCGTGCATGGTTTCATCAGGATCCAGCGCATTGGCCGGCCTTTGCCGAGCGTTATCGAGCCGAGCTGGATCGCCATCCGGCGGCAGTGGAGCAGCTGGCCGAATTTGCCCGAAAGGGCAGGCTGACCTTGATCTATGCAGCGCATGATCCCGAGCACAACCATGCTCTGGTGCTGGCAGATTATCTGCGGGCTTGTCTTGCCGAAGCTTGA
- a CDS encoding ABC transporter substrate-binding protein yields the protein MAAPWQGGTLVYATDREPLCLDPHVLGDMPQVFVASQYLDSLVSMDARGDIHPWLATDWSVSADGLSYTFHLRKDVHFTDGTPFNARALKANLDQITDPQTQSSTAGGYIRQYRGTDIVDDYTAVVHLDRPYAAFLEVLAQGFLGMESPRAMARGRDINCQSPVGSGPFKVVRWDRQSQVILSRNPDYQWAPPYAGHPGPAWLQRVVWKFIPEPSIRFASLEAGEVDVIEALPPEDEGTARRNPELSVVEADRPGNPTNGTFNLTRSPFNDRRVREAFVRAADVEGALHSVYFGQYHRAGGPLSPTTPFYRSDFEHAQDYDPLRAAKLLDQAGWTGHDADGYRTRDGHRLVVHALISNETAPAELTLWEQVQATTRAVGIDLRMDMLSASAALRRQGAWDYDIRVGYWNTNTADVLRIVFGSEFLGPTGGKGGFHQNSSGYHDPVLDGLLQQALVTRDASRRQGLYARAQQIVSAQYLQLTTYPQSTRLAVYHHAHGVRLEPSLQVSWLHDAWVSP from the coding sequence ATGGCCGCACCCTGGCAGGGTGGTACTCTGGTGTACGCCACTGATCGCGAGCCGCTGTGCCTGGATCCGCATGTGCTGGGGGATATGCCCCAGGTCTTCGTGGCCAGCCAGTATCTGGACTCGCTGGTATCCATGGATGCTAGGGGTGACATCCATCCCTGGCTGGCCACCGACTGGTCGGTGTCGGCGGATGGTCTCAGTTATACCTTCCATTTGCGCAAGGATGTCCATTTCACGGATGGCACGCCATTCAATGCCCGGGCCCTGAAGGCCAATCTCGACCAGATCACCGACCCCCAGACTCAATCGAGCACGGCCGGCGGCTATATTCGTCAATATCGCGGCACGGATATCGTCGACGACTACACCGCCGTCGTGCATCTGGATCGGCCTTATGCCGCTTTTCTGGAGGTGCTGGCCCAGGGTTTCCTCGGCATGGAATCACCCCGGGCGATGGCTCGTGGCCGCGACATCAACTGCCAGAGCCCGGTGGGTTCCGGCCCCTTCAAGGTGGTGCGCTGGGATCGCCAGAGCCAGGTGATACTGAGCCGCAATCCGGACTACCAGTGGGCACCTCCCTACGCCGGTCATCCGGGACCGGCCTGGTTGCAGCGAGTGGTGTGGAAATTCATTCCCGAGCCGTCGATCCGCTTTGCCTCGCTGGAGGCCGGCGAGGTCGATGTGATCGAGGCCTTGCCGCCGGAGGACGAGGGGACGGCCCGGCGCAATCCCGAGCTGAGCGTGGTCGAGGCCGATCGGCCTGGCAACCCCACCAATGGCACCTTCAATCTGACTCGTTCCCCGTTCAATGATCGTCGGGTCCGGGAAGCCTTTGTTCGTGCCGCCGATGTCGAGGGAGCCTTGCACAGCGTGTATTTCGGGCAATATCACCGCGCCGGAGGTCCCTTGAGTCCGACCACGCCGTTCTACCGTTCCGATTTCGAGCATGCCCAGGACTATGATCCGCTGCGGGCGGCGAAGCTGCTGGATCAGGCCGGCTGGACCGGACACGATGCGGATGGCTATCGCACGCGCGACGGCCATCGGTTGGTGGTGCATGCCCTGATCAGCAACGAGACCGCGCCGGCCGAGCTGACCTTGTGGGAGCAGGTGCAGGCGACCACCCGCGCCGTCGGCATCGATTTGCGGATGGACATGCTCAGTGCCAGTGCGGCATTGCGGCGGCAGGGGGCTTGGGATTACGACATCCGCGTCGGCTACTGGAATACCAATACCGCCGATGTGCTGCGCATCGTGTTCGGCTCGGAATTCCTGGGTCCGACCGGCGGCAAGGGCGGCTTCCACCAGAACAGTTCGGGTTATCACGACCCGGTACTGGACGGCCTTCTGCAGCAGGCACTGGTGACCCGTGACGCTTCCCGGCGGCAGGGGCTTTATGCCCGGGCCCAGCAGATCGTATCCGCGCAATACCTGCAATTGACCACGTATCCGCAGAGTACGCGCCTGGCCGTCTATCATCATGCCCATGGTGTCCGCTTGGAACCCTCCTTGCAGGTCAGCTGGCTGCATGATGCCTGGGTGAGTCCATGA
- a CDS encoding acyl-CoA dehydrogenase family protein, with protein MSIPAPRHHAFAQESSTSGDALLAHFQPVFDRIAEGAVQREQQRELAYEPVAWLREAGLGSVRVPRDAGGFGASLPQLFGLIRALGAADSNLPQIWRAHFGFVETLFQPDKAEVRDRWFERIAAGAVFGAAMAERGPATENTVRITPLGDGSWRLDGSKFYSTGSLYADWLSVSAAEGDEHLGLAIPANAEGVERLDDWDGFGQQLTGSGSTHFHGVRLQQEHILWRQPSSEERPDSYLTAFYQTVHLATLAGIAEAIRKDAIRFVQARTRVFGVPGQASPRHDPLVQRVVGRLASIDFAAESLVRSVAEQLQLIHEAVREGRARTPAFIQADLAAWQAQQVLIPLVLEAANLLFEVGGASATARSRALDRHWRNARTLASHNPAILRERALGDYYLNGVRPREVWFNGRVTPQGTTAGEDEPATANSPSTGERRV; from the coding sequence ATGAGTATCCCCGCCCCACGTCATCATGCCTTTGCGCAGGAATCGTCCACGTCCGGTGATGCGCTGCTGGCGCATTTCCAGCCCGTGTTCGACCGGATCGCGGAGGGTGCCGTGCAGCGCGAACAGCAGCGCGAACTGGCCTATGAGCCGGTGGCCTGGTTGCGCGAGGCCGGCCTGGGTTCAGTGCGTGTGCCGCGCGATGCCGGTGGTTTCGGTGCCAGTCTGCCCCAGCTGTTCGGTCTGATCCGCGCGTTGGGCGCCGCCGATTCCAATCTGCCGCAGATCTGGCGGGCGCACTTCGGTTTTGTCGAAACCCTGTTCCAGCCCGACAAGGCCGAGGTACGCGATCGCTGGTTCGAGCGCATCGCGGCCGGAGCCGTCTTTGGTGCCGCCATGGCCGAGCGCGGGCCGGCCACCGAGAATACCGTGCGAATCACCCCACTGGGAGATGGCAGCTGGCGGCTGGACGGCAGCAAGTTCTACAGCACCGGCAGCTTGTATGCCGACTGGCTGTCGGTGTCGGCCGCCGAGGGTGACGAGCATCTGGGGCTGGCGATTCCGGCGAATGCCGAGGGCGTGGAGCGGCTCGATGATTGGGACGGTTTCGGTCAGCAACTGACCGGCAGCGGCTCAACCCATTTCCATGGGGTGCGATTGCAGCAGGAACATATCCTGTGGCGCCAGCCCTCGTCCGAGGAGCGGCCCGATTCCTATCTGACGGCGTTCTACCAGACCGTGCATCTGGCCACTCTGGCTGGGATCGCCGAGGCCATTCGCAAGGATGCGATCCGCTTTGTCCAGGCCAGAACCCGGGTATTCGGCGTTCCCGGACAGGCCAGTCCGAGGCATGATCCGCTGGTGCAGCGGGTGGTGGGGCGGCTGGCCAGTATCGATTTTGCGGCCGAGAGCCTGGTGCGCAGCGTGGCCGAGCAGCTGCAGCTGATTCATGAGGCCGTACGGGAAGGGCGGGCGCGGACACCGGCATTTATCCAGGCCGATCTGGCGGCCTGGCAGGCTCAACAGGTACTGATTCCACTGGTGCTGGAAGCCGCCAACCTGTTGTTCGAGGTCGGCGGCGCCTCGGCCACTGCCCGTTCACGGGCCTTGGACCGGCACTGGCGCAACGCCAGGACCCTGGCTTCCCACAATCCGGCGATCCTGCGCGAGCGGGCCTTGGGTGACTATTATCTCAATGGCGTGCGGCCGCGCGAGGTCTGGTTCAACGGCCGGGTCACCCCGCAGGGCACAACCGCAGGCGAGGACGAACCGGCAACGGCGAATTCGCCCTCGACCGGGGAGCGCCGGGTATGA
- a CDS encoding FlxA-like family protein has translation MATISGISSIRGSSSRGSSSSTQGGGDASSQLRKLAQQIKNVQKQLESIQKSSASAQDKQIQASALQAELAMLQAEVTQVQSQQVMASGIPSSTSQSSQTAQTTASQLQLAQGTGGTDAAETRAVPEKKDPHRSTSSRLDVTV, from the coding sequence ATGGCTACCATTTCCGGCATCAGCTCCATTCGCGGCTCGTCCAGTCGCGGCTCGTCCAGCTCCACTCAAGGTGGCGGGGATGCCTCGTCCCAATTGCGCAAGCTGGCCCAGCAGATCAAGAACGTTCAAAAGCAGCTGGAAAGCATCCAGAAAAGCAGTGCAAGCGCCCAGGACAAGCAGATCCAGGCTTCGGCACTGCAGGCCGAACTGGCCATGTTGCAGGCCGAGGTAACCCAGGTGCAGAGCCAGCAGGTGATGGCCTCGGGCATCCCGTCCTCGACCAGCCAGTCCTCGCAGACGGCTCAGACCACGGCCAGCCAGCTGCAGCTGGCTCAAGGCACAGGCGGCACCGATGCTGCCGAAACCCGGGCCGTCCCCGAGAAGAAGGACCCGCACCGAAGCACCTCCTCGCGGCTGGACGTCACGGTCTGA
- a CDS encoding nuclear transport factor 2 family protein has protein sequence MPPRLPTVLGLLIGISTCAALHPAMAGTPPLPPPDAIPQPRDLQQEQANLQLVHQFYLDFFARHDIAAAYRVVAPDYIQHNPNVADGRAAFVSHFTSYFARHPQASASISQYGSFGDRVFLRVHSTADPDDRGRAIVDIFRVSHGRIVEHWDSVQDVPATAENGNTMF, from the coding sequence ATGCCGCCACGTCTGCCGACAGTCCTGGGGCTGCTCATCGGTATCAGCACCTGCGCCGCCTTGCATCCGGCCATGGCCGGCACACCACCGCTGCCGCCACCGGATGCCATTCCGCAACCGCGCGATCTCCAGCAGGAGCAGGCCAACCTGCAACTGGTCCACCAGTTCTATCTGGACTTCTTCGCCCGGCATGACATCGCCGCGGCCTACCGGGTCGTTGCACCCGACTATATCCAGCACAACCCGAACGTGGCCGATGGCCGAGCCGCCTTTGTCAGCCATTTCACCAGCTACTTCGCCCGGCACCCCCAGGCCAGCGCCAGCATTTCGCAATACGGCAGTTTCGGTGACCGGGTCTTTCTGCGGGTGCACAGCACCGCCGACCCGGATGATCGCGGACGCGCCATCGTCGACATCTTCCGTGTCAGCCACGGCCGCATCGTTGAACACTGGGATTCGGTACAGGATGTGCCTGCCACCGCCGAAAACGGCAATACCATGTTCTAG